The following proteins come from a genomic window of Candidatus Neptunochlamydia vexilliferae:
- a CDS encoding replication-associated recombination protein A → MTLPLAEQLRPKDFSEVVGQSSLIELLSKIIERGKPLSILLWGPPGCGKTTIARLYAKAFDRPFVPFTGVMNGVADIKKAIQDAKSRPLFAGQPILFVDEIHRLNKAQQDIFLPCIEDGSIILIGATTENPSFTINNALLSRLRVLTLEHLSEEALQQIITRFETSSKKVTLTPDAKKALISLSQGDGRHLLNTLETLPEKEIDRDTLYALAQKKPAAYDRHDDGHFNLISALHKAVRGSDPDAALYYFARMLEGGEDPHYLARRMMRMAVEDIGLADPEALKVTLTAWETYERLGSPEGELALAQALLYLALAPKSNAAYVALKRAQKLAAETSHLDPPKTILNAPTKLMKQKGYGEDYQYDHDLPHAFSGQNYFPKGMERPSFYKPVTRGFEREMEKRLQFFASLRKKLS, encoded by the coding sequence ATGACCCTTCCTCTAGCAGAACAACTCAGACCCAAAGACTTTAGCGAGGTCGTTGGCCAAAGCTCACTGATCGAGCTCCTTTCAAAAATCATCGAAAGGGGAAAACCTCTCTCCATCCTCCTCTGGGGACCACCCGGGTGTGGTAAAACGACAATCGCCCGCCTCTACGCCAAAGCCTTTGACCGCCCTTTCGTCCCCTTTACCGGCGTGATGAATGGGGTCGCCGATATTAAAAAAGCGATTCAAGACGCCAAGTCCCGCCCCCTCTTTGCCGGCCAGCCCATCCTATTCGTTGATGAGATCCACCGCCTCAATAAGGCGCAGCAAGATATCTTCCTCCCCTGCATCGAAGATGGGTCGATCATCCTCATCGGCGCGACAACCGAAAACCCTTCCTTTACCATCAATAACGCTCTCCTTTCTCGACTCCGCGTCCTCACCCTGGAGCACCTTTCCGAAGAGGCCCTTCAGCAGATCATCACCCGCTTTGAAACCTCCTCGAAAAAGGTAACCCTGACCCCCGACGCCAAAAAAGCGCTGATTTCCCTTTCCCAAGGAGATGGCCGCCACCTATTAAATACCTTGGAAACGTTACCCGAAAAAGAGATCGACCGGGACACCCTCTATGCCCTTGCCCAGAAAAAACCGGCGGCCTACGACCGGCATGACGATGGTCATTTCAACCTTATCTCAGCTCTTCACAAAGCAGTTCGCGGCTCCGATCCCGATGCGGCCCTCTACTACTTTGCCCGGATGCTTGAAGGAGGTGAAGATCCCCACTACCTCGCCCGCCGGATGATGCGGATGGCTGTTGAAGACATCGGCCTTGCTGATCCCGAAGCGCTCAAGGTGACCCTCACCGCCTGGGAAACCTACGAGCGGCTCGGCTCTCCCGAAGGAGAGCTTGCCCTTGCCCAAGCGCTCCTCTATCTCGCCCTTGCCCCCAAAAGTAACGCCGCCTACGTCGCCCTAAAAAGAGCCCAAAAACTTGCTGCCGAAACCTCTCACCTCGATCCCCCGAAAACGATCCTCAACGCACCGACCAAGCTGATGAAACAAAAAGGATATGGCGAAGACTACCAGTATGACCATGACCTGCCCCATGCTTTCTCCGGGCAAAACTACTTTCCTAAAGGGATGGAACGTCCCTCTTTCTATAAGCCAGTCACCCGCGGCTTTGAACGGGAAATGGAGAAGCGGCTCCAGTTTTTTGCGTCTTTGCGCAAAAAACTTTCCTAA
- a CDS encoding glutaredoxin family protein, translating to MGILTLYYKPSCPYCKKVLKFLKKNEREIPLKNIDEDPKAEEELLHLGGKVQVPCLFIDGKPLYESKEIIDWLSNNKDAIE from the coding sequence ATGGGTATTTTAACACTCTACTATAAGCCAAGTTGCCCCTATTGCAAAAAGGTGCTCAAGTTTCTTAAGAAAAATGAACGGGAAATCCCCCTAAAAAACATCGATGAGGACCCCAAGGCTGAGGAGGAGCTTCTCCACCTCGGAGGAAAGGTCCAGGTCCCCTGCCTATTTATCGATGGAAAACCTCTATATGAGTCGAAAGAAATTATCGACTGGCTCAGCAACAATAAGGATGCGATAGAGTGA
- a CDS encoding ATP-binding cassette domain-containing protein, producing the protein MLSVDDLTMIYGDRILFRGVTLHFSTRRRYGLVGANGAGKTTFLKILKGTVEPSGGTVNIPKEARLGMLDQDYSPFENVPILDLVMMGDKELWSLLKKKEKLLAQEKVDPEVLSEIEEQLTLKGGYRAHAKGAQLLSGLGIPSERQSAPLSTLSGGYKLRVLLAQVLFIEPEILLLDEPTNYLDLFSIRWLERYLIDYPGTLILSSHDRLFLNQVCQEIIDLDYGEMRRYVGNFDHFIQQKEKNVLVKEAELKSLSKRKKEIQRFIDRFKAKATKARQASSRERMIEKLEEEEKGHLLLPSSRQYPHFHFTSIRPPAQRALRVKGISKAFGEHAVLNNISFEVGRFEKVALVGPNGVGKSTLLEILTDHIKGDEGTALWGSHARYGYFPQNFRRLLNMEETLYDWLSKRSKGIPEQKVRQALGKMLFDEHAVRKKVSALSGGEGARLVFVDLMLAEHNCLVLDEPTNHLDMESVEALIAALKEYSGTLIMVSHNRYFISKISERIIELTPGEITDFQGGYEDFVKEHERDYLKEEVKEKKEIYHEKKEHRKERNRLKREIERLENEIAKTESEIEKVNETLATPGFYEKKPPIKQQEVINQKDKLEKKRENALNQWEAKIEEFDSNY; encoded by the coding sequence GTGCTTAGCGTCGATGATTTGACAATGATTTATGGGGATAGGATCCTCTTCCGCGGGGTGACTCTTCACTTCAGCACCCGAAGGCGGTATGGCCTTGTCGGTGCTAATGGAGCGGGGAAGACCACCTTCCTTAAAATCTTAAAAGGAACGGTAGAGCCAAGCGGAGGAACGGTCAACATTCCTAAAGAGGCTCGGCTAGGGATGCTCGATCAAGATTACTCCCCCTTCGAAAACGTTCCCATTCTCGACCTCGTGATGATGGGGGATAAGGAGCTGTGGTCCCTTCTTAAGAAAAAGGAGAAGCTCCTTGCCCAAGAAAAGGTGGATCCTGAAGTGCTCAGTGAGATCGAAGAGCAGCTCACTTTAAAAGGGGGATACCGGGCTCATGCAAAGGGGGCGCAGCTCCTGAGCGGCCTTGGCATTCCCTCTGAAAGGCAGAGTGCGCCCTTAAGCACCCTATCGGGAGGGTACAAACTCCGTGTCCTTTTGGCGCAGGTTCTCTTCATAGAGCCTGAAATCCTCCTTCTCGACGAGCCTACCAACTATCTCGACCTCTTTTCGATCCGGTGGCTTGAGCGCTATCTCATCGACTATCCTGGAACCCTCATTTTAAGCTCCCACGACCGCCTCTTTTTAAATCAGGTCTGCCAAGAGATCATCGACCTCGATTATGGGGAAATGCGTCGCTATGTGGGGAATTTCGACCATTTTATTCAGCAGAAGGAGAAAAACGTCCTGGTGAAAGAGGCCGAGCTCAAATCGCTCTCCAAACGAAAAAAGGAAATCCAACGCTTTATCGACCGGTTTAAAGCAAAAGCAACCAAAGCGCGGCAAGCCTCTTCCCGTGAACGGATGATTGAAAAGCTCGAAGAAGAGGAAAAGGGACATCTTCTCCTCCCTTCTTCCCGCCAATATCCCCACTTTCACTTCACATCGATCCGCCCTCCTGCCCAAAGAGCGCTCAGGGTCAAAGGAATCTCCAAAGCTTTTGGTGAACACGCTGTTCTAAACAATATCTCCTTTGAGGTGGGGCGATTTGAAAAGGTGGCCCTAGTTGGTCCTAACGGAGTGGGGAAGTCAACCTTATTAGAGATTCTCACCGATCATATAAAGGGAGATGAAGGGACAGCCCTTTGGGGATCTCATGCTCGTTACGGCTACTTTCCCCAAAACTTCCGCCGCCTTCTCAATATGGAAGAAACCCTATATGACTGGTTATCTAAGCGTTCTAAAGGAATTCCCGAGCAAAAAGTGCGGCAAGCCCTCGGGAAAATGCTCTTTGATGAGCATGCCGTGCGTAAAAAAGTTAGCGCTTTGAGTGGAGGCGAAGGAGCCCGCCTTGTTTTTGTCGATTTGATGCTTGCCGAGCACAACTGTTTGGTCTTAGATGAACCAACCAACCACCTCGATATGGAAAGTGTTGAGGCGCTCATCGCCGCTCTTAAAGAGTATTCCGGTACTTTGATCATGGTTAGCCATAACCGCTACTTTATTTCGAAAATTTCCGAGAGGATTATTGAACTTACTCCTGGGGAAATCACCGATTTTCAGGGGGGATATGAGGACTTTGTCAAAGAACATGAACGGGACTATCTCAAAGAAGAGGTCAAAGAGAAAAAAGAAATCTACCACGAAAAAAAAGAGCATCGAAAAGAGCGCAATCGACTCAAACGGGAAATTGAACGACTCGAAAACGAAATTGCAAAAACAGAAAGTGAAATTGAAAAGGTTAATGAAACCCTTGCAACCCCCGGTTTTTACGAAAAAAAACCTCCAATTAAGCAGCAAGAGGTGATCAATCAAAAGGATAAGCTCGAAAAAAAGAGAGAAAACGCACTCAATCAGTGGGAAGCAAAAATAGAAGAGTTTGATAGTAACTACTAA
- the yhhA gene encoding YhhA family cyclophane-containing RiPP (triceptide-type peptide natural product; maturases include a radical SAM/SPASM enzyme and a 2OG-Fe(II) oxygenase) — protein MKIDGKKQEEILNKLNSADLSNPILKRSADEMKKDPVNAKENYSRMHHRHNRS, from the coding sequence ATGAAAATTGATGGAAAAAAACAAGAAGAAATTTTAAACAAGCTAAACAGTGCTGACCTGAGTAATCCAATTCTTAAAAGGTCTGCAGATGAAATGAAAAAAGATCCTGTTAATGCTAAGGAAAATTATAGTCGCATGCATCACCGACATAACCGATCGTAA
- a CDS encoding amino acid permease: MIGTPNPKRVISVFVLAMLNVSVMASLRNLPLVAELGYTMIFFFIVVAALFLVPCALVSAELATGWTKSGGIYVWVREALGDRWGFFAIWMQWVHNVTWYPAILSFVAATLAYIINPELASSKVFILSIVLAVFWGVTFINYFGIETSARVSTTGVIAGTIIPGIFIIALAIAWLALGRPIEIPFKADKLLPDFSSLGSFVFMAGLFLSFGGLEVTAGYAGEVKNPQKNFPRAIISAAIITFALVMLGALSVAIVVPKEEISLVAGLIDAMKIYLGSYGLSWLLPFLAILLVLGAVAEVNSWIMGPIKALHTTSVHGNLPPFFQNLNKHGMPTHLLLFQAIIVTVAALIILFTPTVSTAYWILTALSAQMYLIMYVFMFIAAIRLRYTHPHIPRVYKIPHPHKGIWLVASIGILASLFAIFIGFVPPTSLDTGSLVQYVALLATGLGIMVAIPLIIYQFRKPSWVLEDSD, translated from the coding sequence GTGATCGGAACCCCTAATCCCAAACGGGTCATTTCCGTTTTCGTCCTGGCGATGCTCAATGTTTCGGTCATGGCGAGCCTTCGAAACCTCCCGCTTGTGGCCGAGCTTGGCTATACGATGATCTTTTTCTTCATTGTTGTTGCTGCCCTTTTCCTTGTTCCCTGCGCCCTTGTCTCGGCAGAGCTTGCAACCGGATGGACCAAGTCGGGAGGAATCTACGTTTGGGTCCGTGAAGCGCTTGGAGACCGGTGGGGCTTTTTTGCCATTTGGATGCAGTGGGTCCACAATGTCACCTGGTACCCAGCGATTCTCTCTTTCGTTGCCGCAACCCTTGCCTATATCATTAACCCCGAGCTGGCTAGCAGTAAAGTCTTTATCCTTTCGATTGTCCTGGCCGTTTTCTGGGGAGTGACCTTTATCAACTACTTTGGGATTGAAACCTCAGCGCGTGTCAGTACAACAGGGGTCATTGCAGGAACCATTATTCCGGGAATTTTTATCATCGCACTGGCGATTGCTTGGCTCGCACTGGGACGCCCCATTGAGATCCCTTTCAAGGCGGACAAGCTCCTCCCTGACTTTAGCTCCCTTGGAAGCTTTGTCTTTATGGCGGGCCTTTTCCTCTCCTTTGGAGGGCTTGAGGTGACTGCGGGCTATGCAGGCGAGGTCAAAAACCCCCAAAAGAACTTCCCACGCGCCATTATCTCCGCTGCCATCATTACCTTTGCACTCGTGATGCTAGGAGCCCTCTCCGTTGCCATCGTTGTTCCCAAAGAGGAGATCAGCCTCGTGGCTGGACTCATCGATGCGATGAAGATTTACCTTGGAAGCTATGGCCTTTCGTGGCTCCTCCCCTTTCTAGCGATACTTTTAGTCCTCGGCGCGGTTGCAGAGGTGAACTCATGGATCATGGGGCCGATCAAAGCGCTCCACACCACCTCTGTCCATGGAAACCTCCCTCCCTTCTTCCAAAACCTTAACAAGCATGGGATGCCGACTCACCTCCTCCTCTTCCAAGCGATTATCGTTACCGTTGCTGCGCTCATCATTCTCTTTACCCCGACAGTAAGCACGGCCTACTGGATACTCACCGCCCTCTCCGCTCAGATGTATCTGATCATGTATGTCTTCATGTTTATCGCCGCGATCCGCCTCCGCTACACCCATCCCCATATCCCGCGGGTCTACAAAATCCCTCATCCCCACAAAGGGATCTGGCTCGTCGCTAGTATCGGAATCCTCGCCTCTTTATTTGCGATCTTCATCGGGTTTGTCCCTCCAACTTCCCTCGATACCGGCTCCCTTGTTCAATATGTGGCCCTATTAGCAACTGGCCTTGGAATCATGGTTGCTATCCCCCTTATTATTTACCAATTCCGGAAGCCCTCCTGGGTGCTTGAAGACTCCGATTAG
- a CDS encoding phosphatase PAP2 family protein, giving the protein MNHLNLRTPFRKALFFVFLALIAYFFVDPHFLALTDGWRPLMKTFTLLIFPPLHLALWGGLFLYMGLRKKKWSLPLFKITMAQGMVAGCVRIIKILVGRARPDIFIKKGIYGFYGFNWSSHYHSFPSGHSATAFALATSLSLLFPRFSLRFFTLALLFSLSRFLLFKHYLSDILGAAALGVVVASATHLIINKIIARVAHKAF; this is encoded by the coding sequence ATGAACCACCTTAATCTGCGCACCCCTTTTCGAAAAGCCCTTTTTTTCGTTTTTCTTGCCCTCATCGCCTACTTTTTTGTCGATCCTCACTTCCTCGCCCTTACAGATGGGTGGCGCCCCCTCATGAAGACCTTTACCCTCCTCATCTTTCCTCCCCTCCACTTGGCCCTTTGGGGAGGACTCTTCCTCTACATGGGTCTCCGAAAAAAGAAATGGTCCCTTCCCCTGTTTAAAATCACCATGGCACAAGGAATGGTGGCAGGGTGTGTCCGCATCATTAAAATCCTTGTCGGCCGGGCCCGCCCCGACATCTTTATCAAAAAAGGGATCTACGGCTTTTATGGATTTAACTGGAGCAGCCACTACCATTCATTCCCCTCGGGCCACAGCGCTACAGCCTTTGCCCTTGCAACCTCGCTTTCCCTCCTTTTCCCCCGCTTTTCCCTCCGCTTTTTTACCCTAGCCCTTCTTTTTTCCCTTAGCCGCTTTCTTCTATTTAAGCATTACTTAAGTGACATTTTGGGAGCCGCAGCCCTTGGTGTAGTTGTTGCCAGCGCCACTCACCTTATCATCAATAAAATTATTGCGAGGGTTGCCCACAAAGCCTTCTGA
- the yhhB gene encoding cyclophane-forming radical SAM/SPASM peptide maturase YhhB, which yields MKQDPIFSSFLIKVASRCNLNCAYCYMYQHADQSWKDKPLVLSEKHQQLFVDRLYDYAQEKSLDKVLVIYHGGEPLIFGADKLVNFSKAIKKRLDTISCQVDFGIQTNGTLLKEEHLKLFVDENISVSLSIDGPKKIHNVYRLDHKGNPSFDKVYRALALLKKYPQIFSGCIAVINVNYSPRELFQFFSENEVEEFNILLPDANYTSPPIGRDQNPDVYIDWLIEAFDCWSAEFPHIQCKFFESIILALLGKSGQTDALGLGDVSLLNIETDGMYHDLDVLKITKEGYSSLGIGLETAPISAAAQSKNIEVHRKLLSKEGLSKTCLACKHVDICGGGSVPHRFGTEGFDNPTIYCKEMYALIDHISEKLIQLVDQELEKNESSSILFSQKEMEDFCIYSNSEKQIRKLQEYVAQKKRAQWERIAVEAKQRFPSQEALINQTNNQVSSVGERALMHPVSSSFLDALEQSLKGKVVEGMDGTPLPIDIDFLHLIGTKLLRKEEFVIQENHDWYTHALGKDIVFNHPQTAFDLGKKVIEDALGMIQEYDTHLYDEMKIISPYIYIVKDKNSPPDRDISFADETLPGAIFIGVWKGNRCLAPYKVAASMIHEHCHQKLYLLQERFEIIEPQDVEIYSPWPEKYRPPIAALHAVYVFIHVAKFLNHVAICDQNLQEEIDLTLERIDGCISEIQEKVQFTPMGALFFESLLKEWELLKSQSLCLT from the coding sequence ATGAAACAAGATCCCATTTTTAGCTCTTTCCTAATTAAAGTTGCCTCTAGGTGCAACCTCAATTGCGCTTACTGCTACATGTATCAACATGCAGATCAGTCTTGGAAGGATAAACCTTTAGTTTTATCTGAGAAGCACCAACAGCTTTTTGTGGATAGACTCTATGACTATGCTCAAGAAAAGTCCTTAGATAAAGTGCTTGTGATTTATCATGGTGGAGAGCCTTTAATTTTTGGAGCGGACAAACTTGTCAACTTCTCTAAAGCGATTAAAAAGAGGTTAGACACGATTTCCTGCCAAGTTGACTTTGGGATCCAGACAAATGGAACCCTCCTTAAAGAAGAACATCTTAAGTTGTTTGTAGATGAAAATATTTCAGTCTCTTTAAGTATTGATGGACCGAAAAAGATTCATAATGTTTATCGATTAGATCACAAAGGAAATCCGAGTTTCGATAAAGTGTATCGTGCACTTGCTCTTCTCAAAAAATATCCCCAAATTTTTTCAGGGTGCATTGCTGTGATCAATGTGAACTACTCACCAAGGGAGCTTTTTCAGTTCTTTAGTGAAAATGAAGTTGAAGAGTTTAATATTTTACTTCCCGATGCTAACTATACGAGTCCTCCAATCGGAAGAGACCAAAACCCAGACGTCTATATTGACTGGTTGATCGAGGCATTTGATTGTTGGTCCGCAGAGTTTCCTCACATCCAATGTAAGTTTTTTGAATCCATTATTTTGGCTCTTCTTGGGAAGTCAGGACAGACAGATGCCCTTGGGTTGGGAGACGTTTCTCTTCTCAATATTGAAACAGATGGAATGTATCACGATCTTGATGTGTTAAAGATTACTAAAGAAGGATATTCTTCTTTAGGTATTGGGCTCGAAACAGCTCCAATTTCAGCTGCTGCTCAATCAAAAAACATTGAAGTCCATAGAAAACTTCTTTCTAAGGAAGGATTAAGTAAGACATGCTTGGCATGCAAGCATGTAGATATTTGTGGGGGAGGATCTGTTCCTCACCGCTTTGGGACAGAAGGGTTTGATAATCCGACGATTTATTGCAAAGAGATGTATGCATTGATTGACCACATTAGTGAGAAGCTCATTCAGCTAGTTGATCAAGAGCTTGAAAAAAATGAGAGTTCTAGTATTCTCTTTAGCCAGAAGGAGATGGAAGACTTTTGTATCTATTCAAATTCAGAAAAACAGATCCGAAAGCTCCAAGAATATGTAGCACAGAAAAAAAGGGCCCAATGGGAAAGGATAGCTGTTGAAGCTAAGCAAAGATTCCCTAGTCAAGAGGCTTTAATCAATCAAACAAATAATCAGGTGTCTTCCGTAGGAGAGCGTGCCTTAATGCACCCTGTCTCATCCTCTTTTTTGGATGCTCTTGAACAGTCTTTAAAAGGAAAAGTTGTTGAAGGAATGGATGGCACCCCACTTCCTATCGATATTGACTTTCTTCATTTAATTGGGACTAAACTTCTTAGAAAAGAAGAGTTTGTGATTCAAGAAAACCACGATTGGTATACGCACGCTTTAGGCAAGGATATTGTTTTTAATCATCCTCAGACAGCCTTTGATCTAGGAAAAAAAGTGATTGAAGATGCCCTAGGAATGATTCAGGAGTATGATACTCATCTGTACGATGAAATGAAGATCATTAGTCCCTATATTTATATCGTGAAGGATAAGAATAGTCCCCCAGATCGAGATATTTCCTTTGCTGATGAGACGCTTCCAGGTGCAATTTTTATCGGAGTATGGAAGGGGAATCGATGTTTAGCTCCTTATAAGGTAGCAGCATCCATGATTCACGAACACTGTCACCAAAAGCTTTATTTATTGCAAGAACGATTTGAAATTATTGAGCCTCAAGATGTAGAAATTTATTCTCCTTGGCCGGAAAAATATCGCCCTCCAATTGCTGCACTTCATGCCGTTTATGTATTTATTCATGTAGCAAAGTTTTTGAATCATGTAGCGATATGTGATCAGAATCTTCAAGAAGAAATCGATTTAACCCTTGAAAGAATAGATGGTTGTATTTCAGAGATTCAAGAAAAAGTTCAATTTACTCCCATGGGGGCTCTCTTTTTTGAATCCTTGCTAAAAGAGTGGGAGCTTTTAAAAAGTCAAAGCCTATGCCTGACTTAA